In Candida albicans SC5314 chromosome 4, complete sequence, the genomic window ATCCAAGACAACTTTATGTCTTTCCTCAAATAGCTCGAATTCAATAATCAGCAATCCTGAACTAGCTCAGATATATAATTTCACCAAcccaaatatttcaattgaagatgGAGAAACCAATTTGGATCATATAAACAGTTCCTTTTTGGATATTCATAAGAAAATGCTTGTGCCAGCAGATCTGTTTATTCAGAATAAGCTAAACAAGTACCACCAAACCGAAGTAGGGTTGGGCATATACGAAAGTGAATTAGATCATGACAAAGATAGTAAGATATATTCCAACCTTTATCATTACTTGAAACCACTATTTACCccatctttttcaatatccGACTCTGGTCAAAAGGGTAGGATGCGTCCAATATTGGGTGCTAgtgttgaagaaattgcaAATTTCGTAAAGGAGAGTTTTTGTTTACACCAGCACAACCACGATAAAAGTTTTAGACTGAAGACAAGATCCAGTGTATCAAGCTTGGGTCGTGAAAAGGTAGAGGATTTTGATTACCGTCAGTTATCgaatttgtttgaaaaattgatggCCTTATTGAGTCATAACTTGCAAACTGCCGATTCATCGGAAGTATCTTTACAAGCTTTGATATTGAACGCATGGAAATATTATAATGCTTATGTTAGGTTTTATTTGCTAAGTATATTTCAACCATTGCAACTTCACTTGAATGAGTTATCTATGAGAGGTCCTAATGGAAGCACAGTTACTAGAATAGATGACCTTCTACTTGTTTCTTTTCGAAAAGTTTTTATTACTGAACAGGGAATTGGAAGTGGGGATAGAGAGACATCTCAATTTTTGGGGAATGCTGAAAGTGAAGATCTTACAGGAAATGGATTGTTGACTTCTACTTTGGCCGTGTTGTCGAGTATATCATAGGAGGGACTGTTGCATACAGAAGACACTATacaataaaatcattatgTTTTTGCTAAACAAACATTATTGAGTATTCCAGTTGTCAAATAATAGGTGTGAGACACAATAGCAATCTCAAGAGTATTACATTACCACCACAagcatttgaaaatatgtACAGACAATAATAAGCATGTCTTTTGTTTGTGGTAAATTTGGCATTATTGTATAACAAGAGgtaattattcattttctgTTTTGCCACTACAGTTTCCTCTAACGATGTTTGGTTGCTTGAAATGGTTACAGGCACCTATAGCCTATTCAAGCTAAATTGTGTTATCCTTACTACTTAGCTATTCCatactaaaaaaatatgtGTATTTACGCTTGCCTGATATGTGCATCTCATATATGTGGGTGATATGAAATTCATTGACGctttattaataatgtaTGCACCACCAACcataattattattcttgGAACCAGGTTGGTTCAACAGCTGGTCAAGAATGTACAAGGCGGGATTATTTCTACTTAGCCGACGTTGCTCTAATGTAACTCAATTACTAAACATTTGTCTTATTCCtcaccactactactattgaCTTTAAATACTATGGGATCTATTCATTTTGCTTTATGTGCCTTTTAAATAAGAAGAACATTATAATCTGCTTCTATTACTGTTGTAATGAATACAAATAGGCTTGTTAATTGTGTTTTACCTTAGTTAAAATACGGCGcttaaatttatttgtgAAGTTACACAGACAAGTTTTGCAACCAACTTCAGTTAGTTCCACtcaataattctttatatttgtgacaaaatttacaaaactATTTAAACTCTTGTTGGCgcccaaattttttttgcaactttataccactttttttttcttctttttctaattcacAATCAACTTTCAAAATCcatttcattcattaaGGAACCAGGAATCTCATCTCTCCTATGGAAGCTTGTTGGAGCATCATTATGCgattaaaaaaacaaatcaaaaatataaaaacataaataatagattaaaaaatacaaaaaaagacgcataaaatatttattgttataTAAGATTAGTCTCCTCAAGCGGttaacaaaatcatcatcatcggGTAACAGAATGGATAACCTAGGCGCTACTCACTACTATTGTTTGGAATATTATTGGAGCATCATTATGAGgaaaagaaaccaaataaataatcaaaaaatgaaaataaaaattataaaaaaataaaaaaagactcataataaagttgttgttataaATTATAAGACTCCTAAAGCGgttttccaaatcaatGTCCATTCAGAAAGTAGATGAATAACCAAGGCTCTTTCCATTGTCACTTGAATTTTATATTGGAGCACAATATGCAGTTaaaaaacacaaacacaaatataaaaaataaaataaaatgaaaaaatacaaataaaaaaacgCATAGTATAACTAATGGTATATCAGATAAGTCTCCTcatgttgattttgaaaaccaaTTCCATAAACTGATTCTCTTAACTTGCCTGGAACCTATTGTTTGAATACTTGTTGGAGCACAttatgcaaaaaaaatacaatcaagaatgaaaaaatataattaaatgaaaaaatagaaaaagaaaatgcaTAATAGATTTGTTATATTATAAGACTCCAGAAGTAGATTTAGAAATTGATGTCACTGTTGTCATAAATCCACATTACGAAGAAGGTGttaaacaaatgaaaacgAATTAACCAAACTAGTATCCAATTACATATAAAGCTGTCCaattaatatcaaatagAAACCATCTTACGAATTAAAGTCCTATGCTGCTGCTATCACAATTTAAAgattcaacaaataatcaatgtttttctgaagtattatttaataatttataaaagaagttatattatcaaactgtcaaatgaaaacaaataaaaaagatgcAAAAAcgcaaaacaaaataaagaatatgcaaaaatgcaaaagaaatttaaaaaagacaaaacaatataaaacaaattataaacaaatacaatacaagatattaaaaatagaaaaaagatcaaaaacgatcaaaaagaaataaaaaagtaatAATCAAGTTGCTGCTGTATCATATTGGTTTTCAAAAGCTGATTGTACAACCTTATTTGCTGTTCTAAAATGGTATATATTACTTGTATACTTGGTGTAGGAGAGGATATTCTGGGGGATAGGAGATACGATGTTATGGATGGTGCTATTGGGAGGAAGGAGTAGGTCCGAGGAAGATGTAGTTGGAGATCCACGGATTCGAAACTCTTCTCATAGTGCAGCGCATCTCTCCTAAGCAGGGTGCTAGGTGCAAAGTGGGGGTACGAGAGCCACCGCTGGGACGGTTTATCCGATCCTGGGATACGGTTGTGCCGGTTGCCAACGCTTGTACCATTCTCTAGTACCAACTTACATCCTGGGGACTGGTCTACTGCCACCCTTGGCCAGAAAATCTGGGCTGGCGGGAACAAGGGCTGGGGCTGAGATCAAGCTTGGGCCAGAGCCAGAGCCAGAGCCAGAGCCAGGGTCAGGGCCAGGGTCAATGGCTGACGTCCCTAAGCTCAAGGGAAATGGCCAATCCCAGAGCAGGGTCTAAAGCCAAAGCCCACAGTATGGCTATYCAGGTAACAAAACCGGTAGCCGGGGCTAGTACTCTGGCCCACTCTACAAGAGGCTCAAGGGTGTTGGGTAGCAGTCAATTGTAATGGCTGTGCCCAGGTTCACCACTGGCAACATGATTGGTCCTAGTGCCTAGCCCAGCTTTGAGGCCAATACAACTTCTGGCTAACCARCCAGAGTTTATGGCAGGCCAGCTTTCAATTTGGTCCCAAAACTGGTTGAATTGTCACTGCCAGTGAGAATCCTAAGCCAAAGTCAGGGTTGGTAAAAGGAGCAAGGTCCACATTGTTTCCAAAGCCAACTCAGCTGTTTTGCTGTGTTTGGGAACTGGACTTTTTCCAATATACCCAGCTAGAGACAGGTTAATTTACATTCAGTAACACTCGGGTTAGTCCTTTTTGGAGTGCAAAACATCAAGTGAATGGAAGAAGGAGGTACACAATGGACCATTATATAACTATTTAGACATGGTAGGAAATACAACAAGTCAGGATAAAAGGAACTTCATCAAACTTGAAATCCATATCCAAGAAAAGAGTAAAAAGAGTATATAACAACGTATTCCCATACTATACCATATCAAAATAGAGAATAAATAGTTATGGATAAACATTGGATCATTTCAGAGGGATCTGCAACAGGGTGCACATATGATTACTGATTCTTGTCTGGAAGGGGAAGAATTGTTCAACAATGATACTCTTCCCACAAgtataatcaataatttagaTTTAGTACAAACTAGTTGGTAATACCAACTTCAATTTGTATTTCCATAGTTGTACCTTTGAACTTCCCAGTAACATATGGAGGTATTGGCACAAATTGGATtctctttattttttccaGTTACTATGAGGAATTGCTATATAATATAAGATTGAAATATTCTCCTGTAACGGAGTTGTGTTAAGAATCTTaagcttttttttctttctttttttccgTTGCACCTcctgctgctgttgctgctgttgactcattttcttcttctttaattttaattttaatttttcaatttaataatcaataagAAGTTGAGATCACAAtttaaacatttttttttcttattttaaATTCCTTtacttctttttccttttttttattatagaatattcaacaattatcTAGTTGTCCATCCCTTTCAGTTGTCCTCGAGAACAACTCCTGTAActattattactactactactttcACCCTCGTGGTTCCTTAGATCgagatatatatatatatccaTATTTATAACTagaatttatttttttataattatacTTTTTACATTCCTACAACTAATCTTTcataaaattatttatcaatGTCACAATCCCCAACTAACGTTCCAAGATCCTATAATTCAGTTTTAGACCTTAAACTCGCCTCACCGACAAATTCTGCTTCTGGTGCCACTGGTGGTTGGATTGTCCAAAAATTTGGTGGTACTTCAGTAGGTAAATTCCCCGAGAATATCGTTGATAACATTGTCAAAGTATATTCTCAAACCAATCGTGTTGCTGTTGTATGTTCTGCTAGATCTTCACAAACGAAAAGTGAAGGTACCACTAGTAGATTATTACGCAGTGCTGATTTGGCAGAAAACGATAAGGATTATCAACCACTTTTAAATGCCATTGAAGAAGATCATGTTACCAATGCAGAACGTATTCAACTGgaagaaattaaacaagAGTTGATTAAAGATactaaacaagaaattgaacaCGTTAGAGAATTATTACATGCATGTCAAATCATTGGTGAAATTAGTCCTCGTTCATTGGATTCAATTATGGCCGTTGGAGAAAAATTGTCTTGTTTGTTCATGACTGCCTTGATGAAAGACCATGGATTGAATGCtgtatatataaatttacAAGATGTCATTCCTTTAAGTTATGATTTCCAAAAAGGGTTTGATGATtcattttatcaattcttATCCCAAGAAATTGGTAAAAGGGTTTTACAATGTGataaagaaagagaaggagaagaagatgTTATTCCAGTTTTAACTGGTTATTTTGGTGTTGTACCTGGTGGACTATTAAATGGTGTTGGTAGAGGTTATACCGATTTATGTGCTGCTTTAGCTGCTGTTGCCTTACAAGCCGATGAATTACAAATTTGGAAAGAAGTTGATGGTATTTTCACTGCTGATCCTCGTAAAGTCCCTAATGCAAGATTATTAGATAGTGTTACCCCAGAAGAAGCTGCTGAATTGACATATTATGGTTCTGAAGTCATTCACCCATTTACTATGGAACAAGTCATTAGAGCCAAAATTCCTATCAGAATAAAAAATGTGGAAAACCCAACTGGTAAGGGAACAATTATATACCCTGATAATATTGGTAGAAGAGGTGAAGCCACTCCACCTCATCCTCCAGCTGcatttgaacaattggCCATGAGTAGTTTATTACAAAGAAAACGTTCAGCCACTGCCATCACTGCTAAACAAGACATTGTGGTTATAAATATCCAttccaacaaaaaaacattaTCACATGGATTTTTAGCTCATGTTTTCACTACATTGGATAAATATAAACTTGTGGTTGATTTAATCTCAACTTCAGAAGTTCATGTATCAATGGCATTACTGATACAACTGGATCAAGAATCACAATTGAAACATGCATTAGTTGATTTACGTAAAATGGGTACTGTTGATGTTACTAAGAAAATGACCATTGTTTCTTTAGTAGGTAAACAAATGGTGAATTTCATTGGTATTGCTGGTAATATGTTTAAAGTGCTAGctgatgaaaaaatcaatattgaaATGATATCTCAAGGAGctaatgaaatcaatatttctgctgttattaatgaaaaagataCCATTAGAGCATTAAAATCCATTCATgctaaattattagaaggTGGTTCAGCAATTGGCGATTCCCTGGCTGTGGATACACGTTTGGAAGCATTAAAACTACTGTAGATagacaaaattattatgtAAATTATAGACAAAACATtaaatactaataataatcaacatGCTAACAAGCATAAATACAActataaaataataaagttaAAAGAAACACGAAAAACAAATACCAAAAAATCCcttatttttcttgttttcgAACCATAAACGAAGattgaaaagaatataTCTTAATTTATTAGGTTGAGTTTGATTGGGTTGGGTTGGGTTTGCCTTAAATGTCAAAATCACCGGATTCTCTGCCACTAGTAGCACTACCACTCAATTTATGTtgttcatcaattaattcttcaaaatctttAACCATACCATCCAATAATTCAGTAGCCAATTTATGATAAGCCAATTGAGCTTTAATTAATTCCAAGAATTCTTCCAAAGGTTTAGCATTTTCTAAAACATTTTGCATAATATTAATTGCATCTTCCACAGTATTGGcaaattcatcttcagcATTTTCCATATCAACTCTTAATTTTGGTTCCTTTTGAGGATTTGTACAACTGGCCAAATTACTTCTAGTTAAATcataatcaattcttttatcttcaacttttttttgaatattatttgattgacTAATTAATGAACGTAATGTTGTCAATAAAggtttattgaatttagatttaatcaattgatcttGACCTAATCTCGCATTGGcaattttgtttaaatttgaagaatataAATCTAATCCTTTAATTAATGGATCTTGAGATTTATCACTAGTCAAAATTGATGCATCAGTGGCTCTACTTAATGCATGATATAAAGTCTTAGGTGCTTTGAATTCACCAGTATTAGGATTGATCAATGCTGCTTGAGCTTcagcagtagtagtagctTTGGCTACATTGGAAACTCTAGTAGTGATGTTCTTACCAAATTCTGTAAAACTTTCTTGAACATTGGTTGGATAATCATAactttcattttcataattagtagtgattttcaaaacatTCTTGTataattgttcaatattGTTACATTTATTTGCTAATTCTATGTATTCAGATGGTAATTGACTGATATCATCTTGTTTGATGTTCCccattttttcttgaactAATCTTGAAGTTCTTTGAGCTAATGGAACAACCTCCTTATTGAATTCAGTAGAGATTTTATCACCAAAAGATTTTAAATCTTTTGTAAAATTGgagaaattgaatgacATTGGAGGAGAGGGGATTGATTAATAGGTATAGATTAGTTTGGTTGTGGTAAGTGATAGGTGTTAACGTCAATAAACTGTtggttgataatgaaaccagaaccaaatccaaaaaaaaaaaaactttaaattaaaatctctctctctctctgtTTCTCACTCACtcaatttttttcgttcttctcctttttcttttctgttTGGTTGATCCACACGCACACACAATTCTTACTGTTCTAATATCCTTATCAATGGTATCAAAACAATCTATATACTACCATTCATAAATCCTGAATAGCTGTTATCTGAGTTCAATTAAGTAGAAGTTAGATAAGCTTTGCAGGGATTGCCATTTAGCATTTCATATCCTTTTGTTTATCATACATctattcaaatatttaaatctaattatttttttgtatcGGATGGGAACCCCCTTAGGCTAGCTTTTTAAAACTCTAACCCATTACTAAAGAATTCATAAACTGCATCAGTCAATCTTTTACCACTTTCAagaatttcttcatcattattagcAAGAGCATAACATAATCTAAAGAAATTGCTTCTATCTTTACTAAACTCTAAATCAACCGTCATATTATATCCTGGAACAACCAAAATTCCataagaaatcaatttccataataataatttcattttttgtaaaacatcaacatcttttggcaaattaattttaaaagtaACAAACATACCAGCTTTAGGGTCAATAACATCAACATAACCTTTTTTATAAGCTTGtgattcaaaaattgaatataataaCAAATCTTTTCTGTAAGAATAATTCAATctcatttttaaaatccATTCTAGCCATCCATCAACACCTTTAAAGTTTTCTTGAATAACATTATTAACAATAGTTTGTGTTAAACCCAGAGCACCTCGATTAACAACGTCACTATAATTCTTAACTGCGTCAATGACTTCTTTATGACCAACAATAAATCCTAATCTCAAACCTGGAGCAAATAATTTGGAAAAGGTCTCAACTCTAAGAACTCTACCAGTAGTGTCCAATTCAAGGTAAGATGGAGTcaaatgatttttcaaataatcgTCAATTTCAAGATcgtttttcaattcattattgccactaccactaccacctATATTAGgtttttcatattttggTAATGTCAAATAACCATAAGGatcatcttcaataatGGCAAAATCATATTTGACAGCCAAATCataaattttctttctaaaTTCTAAAGATTGAGTAAATCCAGTTGGATTTTGTCCTGTGGCAATAGTATATAATGCCTTTGGTTTAGGTAAGTTTGGATAATGTTTCTCCCAATTCtccaataaatcaacaaattgagtcaaatcaattccatcagaatcattatcaaaattgattttcacTGGAACAGCTTTAGCACCAGCATTATCCAGAAATCTTAAAAATGGACTAAATGTAAATTCCTCAACTAAGATAACATCACCATCATCTAAAAATACATCAGCAGCTTTATTTAATCCATCACTGGCACCAGTAGTAATGAAAACATTCCAATCGTCATAATTTGGTTTATGTGTACGAATGATGAAATCTCTTGCAAATTGTAATAATGGTGCATGACCTTCAACAGCAGCATATTGTAATCCTCTAgccaaatcaattaattttggaTCAGTAGTATGTCTGCTGATATGAACAGTTGACTGTGGTGTGTGTATACTGGAAGGCGGAGTTTTGGTTTGATGACCGTTCTCGGAACCattcaaagaagaagaaggaggTTCTTCTTCTGCAGTAGACGAAGTAGTAGAAGGTGTGGTAATTTTTTGGAATGGGTAATCAACTAAATTGACATCTATGGAATCAATTGGGAAAAACCCGTGATTCGGCATACCATAAGACAATGCCAACGGTTTTTCATGAGGCTTGAAATTTGCCGGAGGCTTATCAGATGGAGCATTTGTAAAATGTACCGAAGTTCTTCCAGCAGCTCGCTTAGAAATTAAATGAGTAGGATCAGACATATCCTTGGTGTAACAAAGTTTCCTAAGTAAAGTGAAAAGTgtgaaaaaagaagaagaagaagaagaaaatgacGATATaattgagaaaaaaaagagaaaaccGATATTTTAAATAGACGAAACTATTTATAGTTCCCATTGTTGATTACTAATGATATAAGTTTTCGTATCGGAGACGCCACATAGTTTTATTATCAGTTTGTTTATGCTTTACGCTTTATGGTTTATCGTTAATTTATGCGCAATATTAATCCACAACGGAAAAATGTTTTGACTCCACAACCACAAAAGTTATTCCTCAACTCGGACATTATCTTTTTATTCTATATACATTTAACCTTCTCTtacatcttttttttttttttttcacaataAGATATTacaattgtttcttttttgtttgttataTACCCATATCTGCATCATCTATATTGTTATaaccattaccattaccaccaccatcttCTAGATCatcctcatcatcatcatctaaaTAGGTTATCTCTTTACAAGCTTTGTATTCATCTATTATCGATTTGACACTTTCACGAGATTCATTAAACATCTCCATTacttcattttcttcttccacACTACTATAATATCTATTAAGATAagcttttcttttaattaataaatcaaattgttttagAATTTTCGTGAAAACATCTATCATTGAAGTATTGTTTGTTACTTGAATTCCTTCCAAATTAGTATTCTTCAAATACGGAGATTTTTTCCCATGAACAACTAATACGGATCGAGCTACCCAGGGCACAAATGAGATTCTTTGTTGTGATTTCAATATCCCCTTACGGATCTCACGTTGATCTAAATTGTATCCAATAAGATAATTTAACATACTAATGTAGGAAGTATCACCGCCAACACGATTAGTTTTATATCGATCATTCGACAATTCCAATAACATATCGTATTCGTTCAAATAGTTGTGTTTTTGAGTACTGAACGGAGCTATTGAACTTGTcaagaatttcaaatctGGGGTCGgtattaaatttgaaacaatcGATTCCATTGAACTATACATATACCCAGGAAATCTTAAAGGGTTTGACACCGATGCAGAAACTAAggcaatcaatttatttgcTCCTAAAAACAAGTCATTATCGTCATGTTGGATAttgctattgttgttaaataatatattttcaattctattCAATGAATCATTATGGAAGACAAAAGTTGCATCACTATAGTCAATTAATCGTTTCAATGTTAAAATAGTATTATAAGGTTGTACAACAACATCTGATGTATCTTCATTTGATGggaatattgaaaatgtatttaataatttcttatGACCATATCTATCACTTATCACTTCTAACATTTTTGACCCCACTCCAGACCCTGTGCCCCCGGCAACACTATGAaataattggaaatttgataaattatcacATTTATCGACTTCTcgatcaattaaattaagtaaagtttcttcttcctctgTACCATATTTATATCCATTTATCCAATTATTTGCAGCACCATTCCCCTGATTACTCAAATGAACATTACGAGGATTAAACATGGGTAAAGCAGATGTACTTTTTGCAATGACTGATGGTTCCATATCTATCAAAATAGATCTTGGGGTATATGTATTAGAATCTGAAAGAGTGAAAAAAAGTTCTGGATGATCATTACGATATTTCCCATTGGGTTTGGTTTGTTGTGGATACAGTTGAGGTGATGACCCGGAATTGTTAAGTTCTTGTAGTTGTAAATCATTGATGTCCTTAGGATAGGGTGTTGATGATCCATCAGATTGTATGCCGTGCTCTGTTGCCAATTGTTGCCAGTATTGTAATCCTACTTGATTACCACATTGACCCACTTGTAATGTAATTGTCTCACTAAATTAGGAAAGATGTTAGTATTAGGAATATATTCAAACAAGTAACAAAAATCTCTTGTTTATAGTGTTGCTACTTACCCAGGcatattgttgatgattgtAAGTTGTTTACGCGTATATTGATTAGTGCTTTGTTTACACTttggtgataattttttttgacattTTTTAGCGAAGTGAGAGCTTTTTTCTCCAAATTTTATCACGTGACTGATACTTGAAATCGGTTTAATCATATTACGAAACTAACAGAAGCCCATCAACAAACACTATAAATCCAACCAATTTCGTATATGTTATTTACGGAAAAATAAGCAAAATAGTATATTTAACAGATAGGTTGTTTTTTATTCTACTAAAAGTATAAATGATATAAAACTATAATAAACTAAAATgtgaagaaaataaaaaagtaaaaaaaggggggggggaagggttttcaaacaaataatgattAAAGTATTAAGGAGGGAAAAAACTGGTCGATATTCTTTCTAATGTCTAGCCTGTGAATCACCATGAAATATAACTTATTCGGGgaaaaagataataaaccaacaactaattataatttaaacaagatgatgaattaaatcaaatttatttccAACAATATGGTAGCATCATGATGTTAAAAACAATCTGTCCAGCAGTAACTTGTTAAgtaaagaaataaattagtgtatatatatatccGAATAAATGGTTGatattgtaataataaaatgaaaaataatgagTATGAGAATTGACCataaaccaaatcaatttgtcataagaataaaaaataaaccagTTTTCCCTCTTCctttaatcaaaaaaaaggggtaatcaatttaattacTTCCCCTTGTCTTTTACcgaaacaataataataataataataataaaatagaatcaatttgaaaatgatagAACCAAcgatgaaaaataaaaaaaaatgaaaagtaAAAGTAAAAGTAAAATAAAACCAATAATTAACTGAACTCACATCCTCTTAAAAACGGAAAAAAGTtatgaatttttaattaatatagTCAGCTTAGTAGtttcttctcttcttctttttacaGGTAACTGGACCACTTGTACCAGTAGCTGTTGGGATTGAAACGGTAGCAGTACCAGTTGGAGTAGTCTTCAAAGATGAAGTTGGAGTAGCATTTTGACATTTACCAAATGCAGCAGCCAAAGCAGTAACAATGACAGATTTCAAAGTGCCAAAGTTTAAGAAAGCTTGGAAAAGGGATGGAATCAAACCAGAATCAGCCAAGGCATCAATAAGTTGACCAAGAGTGATGGctttttcatcaatcaattctttaatcAAGTCACCACCCCATTTGTAAAATTGATCATCAATAACCAAAGCTTCGACAACTTGATTGGCTAAACCAGAAGATTTCAATGATTCCATTAAAGAAGTAAGAACATCTTGACCATCTCTAGCGTAAATTGGTTCTGGAGCACTTTCAACCATAATTTCTCTCTTGGCAGAAGCCATTTTACTGGACACTGTGTTGGCATTAAGACCTAAAGCATTACCAATGAGGTTTGGCAAACTGGTAAGTTTATCTAAAATGGCTTTATAAATGTAAGCGTAGAATGCACAATCGTTAATCAAATCCTTAATAAGATCAACGGCTAAACCAGAATCattcaatgatttcaaCAAGGTAGTCAAGTTAATGGTACCATTCTTAATAGCACCAACAATGACATCTACGGAAATTTTGGACAATGTTGGATCAGTAATGagatatttaataataccTGGAGACAAATTGGTGTTTTTAATGGCAGTCAAGACATCAGTgacaatttgattttctcttttaatgatttcttcTTGGGACATAAGATCTCTCTTAGCATTGTAGTGTTGTAAGTTTGCTAAGGCACTGTTGACAAGATTTGATTCTCTAACAGTCAATTGAGTGACTTT contains:
- the FGR6-10 gene encoding Fgr6-10p (Protein lacking an ortholog in S. cerevisiae; member of a family encoded by FGR6-related genes in the RB2 repeat sequence; transposon mutation affects filamentous growth), whose product is MSEVPNQESPSSSIFKQSNASTSTKIHGAPSSSQIANVDFNTLRKLNSNTSFSSNLTNSTTKTSNALSRLFTRNKSSSNISIHPSSSDDDSSPKTLRESTSPSESSKSVSGNKLRIAKKLKFPKNQSSWKPDLFLDTSSTISEDSSSFRKVITGNSLNEMNKSRKSSMSSPMSTTFHSLFHRSHHNGSNLQRDTNQVATGTTPLSGKFDDFSKASKTTLCLSSNSSNSIISNPELAQIYNFTNPNISIEDGETNLDHINSSFLDIHKKMLVPADSFIQNKLNKYHQTEVGLGIYESELDHDKDSKIYSNLYHYLKPLFTPSFSISDSGQKGRMRPILGASVEEIANFVKESFCLHQHNHDKSFRSKTRSSVSSLGREKVEDFDYRQLSNLFEKLMALLSHNLQTADSSEVSLQALILNAWKYYNAYVRFYLLSIFQPLQLHLNELSMRGPNGSTVTRIDDLLLVSFRKVFITEQGIGSGDRETSQFLGNAESEDLTGNGLLTSTLAVLSSIS
- the HOM3 gene encoding aspartate kinase (Putative L-aspartate 4-P-transferase; fungal-specific (no human or murine homolog); regulated by Gcn2 and Gcn4; early-stage flow model biofilm induced), which encodes MSQSPTNVPRSYNSVLDLKLASPTNSASGATGGWIVQKFGGTSVGKFPENIVDNIVKVYSQTNRVAVVCSARSSQTKSEGTTSRLLRSADLAENDKDYQPLLNAIEEDHVTNAERIQSEEIKQELIKDTKQEIEHVRELLHACQIIGEISPRSLDSIMAVGEKLSCLFMTALMKDHGLNAVYINLQDVIPLSYDFQKGFDDSFYQFLSQEIGKRVLQCDKEREGEEDVIPVLTGYFGVVPGGLLNGVGRGYTDLCAALAAVALQADELQIWKEVDGIFTADPRKVPNARLLDSVTPEEAAELTYYGSEVIHPFTMEQVIRAKIPIRIKNVENPTGKGTIIYPDNIGRRGEATPPHPPAAFEQLAMSSLLQRKRSATAITAKQDIVVINIHSNKKTLSHGFLAHVFTTLDKYKLVVDLISTSEVHVSMALSIQSDQESQLKHALVDLRKMGTVDVTKKMTIVSLVGKQMVNFIGIAGNMFKVLADEKINIEMISQGANEINISAVINEKDTIRALKSIHAKLLEGGSAIGDSSAVDTRLEALKLS
- the GVP36 gene encoding Gvp36p (BAR domain protein; ocalizes to early and late Golgi vesicles; predicted role in adaptation to varying nutrient concentrations, fluid-phase endocytosis, actin cytoskeleton polarization and vacuole biogenesis; rat catheter biofilm repressed), translating into MSFNFSNFTKDLKSFGDKISTEFNKEVVPLAQRTSRLVQEKMGNIKQDDISQLPSEYIELANKCNNIEQLYKNVLKITTNYENESYDYPTNVQESFTEFGKNITTRVSNVAKATTTAEAQAALINPNTGEFKAPKTLYHALSRATDASILTSDKSQDPLIKGLDLYSSNLNKIANARLGQDQLIKSKFNKPLLTTLRSLISQSNNIQKKVEDKRIDYDLTRSNLASCTNPQKEPKLRVDMENAEDEFANTVEDAINIMQNVLENAKPLEEFLELIKAQLAYHKLATELLDGMVKDFEELIDEQHKLSGSATSGRESGDFDI